AAACAAGCTGCTGCTAAAGTAATTTCTTTTGTTGGATGATTTACAATATCTACCACCATCCATCTCCTAAAAGTACTAAAATTACCAGTTTTACGATTAATACTAACTCGCACATCAATTTCTTGTTCATGTTTTTTCTTTGTAGCTGTTGCTAATGCAACCTCTAAAGCTTCAAAAATTTTTTCACGTGGTAATGATTTTTCATTAGAAACAGCTTCTACAACAGCTAATATTTCTTTATTCATTTTAATAAACCTCTGAATAAATATTTTTAAATATTCTAATAAAAAACCCCGAAAATTCGGGGTTTTAGGTAATACCACCCTGTTTTAATATAATATTTTATTAATATTTAATATGAAATATTTTGATCTTTTGAAAAATAATACCGAGGATGGGACTTGAACCCATACGCCTTAAGGCACTACCCCCTCAAGATAGCGTGTCTACCAATTTCACCACCTCGGTTCTCATATACAATATTTATTATAATAATTTAAAACATTTTAACACTCATAATTGAAAACTAATTAGGTATTTCAGTGTTTAATATCTTATCTTTTTTTAAAGATAATGTGCTTTTTTTTAAGGTGTTATCGTAATTTTCAAATAAATTTGAATTTATTTTTTTATCATTAATATTACATAAAATAAGACTAATTATTAAAAATAAAAAAGCACATAATCCAATAATATTGGTAATAAAATTATTACCTCGGAAACTATTAATAAATTTAATATTAGTAGATATATTTGAATGTATAATATTACTTACATTTTTCCCTGGTTGTAGCAAAATTAAAAAATTTAAAAAAATAGAAATAAAGATTAAAAAGACTAAAAAAAATAAATACATAAAAAAATAGTTTCCTTTTTGTATATAATTTAAATAATAGCTAATTACTACTTTATTAAAAAAATTTTATCAAAATTTATAAATATTTTCTAATTTTTATACTAAAAACAATATTTTACATATTTTTTAAATTAATTTAATTATATTTGAAATATTATGAGCAATTTTTTTTATCTTACTATAATCTTTATCTTCTAACATAATTCTAACACAAGGCTCAGTGCCAGACTGACGTATAAAAATACGACCAGTATTTCCTAAAATATTTTTTGATTCCTCAAGAATAGATTGAAATTTTATATTTTTTTGAAAATTCTCCTCTTTTTTAAAAGAGAAATTTAATAATATTTGAGGGAATAATGTTACTTGATTAGATAAACAATATAAAGATGTGTTGTTTTCAATCATACTTGATAATACTTGTAAACTAGCTATAATTCCATCACCAGTAGAATGTTTATCTAATAAAATAACATGTCCTGATTGTTCAGCTCCAAGTATCCAATTTTTTTCTTTGATTTTTTTATATATATAACGGTCTCCTATTTTTGTAGCACAAAATGGTATTCCAATTTTTTTTAAACCTAAAACTACACCCATATTAGTCATTAAAGTACCTACAACTCCACCAATCAACTGATTATTTTTTAAATATTGCTTCGCAATTATATAAATAATTTGATCTCCATTTATTATGTTTCCTAAATGATCTATCATGATAACACGATCTCCATCACCATCAAATGCTAATCCAATATCAGCTTTATGTGAAATAACTAGTTTTTTTAGCTTATCAACATTAGTAGATCCTGATTTTTTATTTATATTAATGCCATTAGGACAAATAGAAAAAGTGATAACATTTGCCCCTAAATCTTGAAAAATTTGAGGTGCTATATTATAAGTTGATCCATTAGCACAATCTAATACAATGGTAAATTTAGATAAATTCATGTATTTAGGGAAAGTATTTTTACAAAAGTTAATATATTTTTTTGCAGCATCATCAATTTTTTTAGGAAATCCAAAATTTTTTACATAAGAGCGATCATAAGAAAGATTATTTAATTTTTTTTCAATTAAAATTTCAATATCTCTAGTAATTTTAATTCCATTTTTAAAAAATATTTTTATTCCGTTATCATCAAAAGAATTATGAGAAGCTGAAATAATAATACCTGCTGAAATATTTAAAGATTTTGTTAAATATGCAATTGCAGATGTAGGTATGCAACCAGCTGATAGAGTAGAAATTCCTTTTGATAAAATGCCAAATTCTAAAGAATACTGTAACATGCGCCCTGAAATACGTGTATCTCGCCCAATAAGAATTTTTTTTTATCCTCACCTAAAATAGTTCCAATAACTTGTCCTAAGTTTAACATAAAATTCGGAGTAATTGGTATTTCACCTACTTTTCCACGTATTCCATCTGTCTTAAAATATTTAAAATTTTTCATATTTATTTATCTCTATTAAACTATTTATCAAATAAAAAATTATAAAATATTTAATATTTTTATAAAAAATTACATTTTTTTAAAAACAAGATGAAGTTATAATCATGTATATCACTTCATCTTATTTCAATAGTTATTGAAATATAACATTAACTAATTCAGTTATGACATATTAGATAGCTTAATATGTACTGAATATTTCATGCAATAATATTATTTGAATTCAACTATCACGTTAATAATATATTTCAATTTTTATTTATTTTCAGTCCAGTCTTTTGGCTGTCTAACCTCTCTTCTTGCCATTAAATCATCGATTTGAAAGGAATCAATAGTTTCGTATTTTATTAACGCATCTTTCATAGAATGTAAAATATCAATATTTTCATTTAAAATATTTTTAGCTCGATTATAATTTACTTCTATTAATAATTTCACTTCTTCATCGATAATTCTGGCAGTTTCATCAGACATATGTTTTGCTTTTGCTACTGTGCGACCCAAAAAAACTTCTCCTTCTTCTTCTGCATATAAAAGAGGACCTAATTTATCTGAAAAACCCCACTGAGTTACCATATTTCTTGCTAAATTTGTAGCTACTTTAATATCATTAAAAGCACCAGTAGACACTTTTTTAGAACCATAAATAATTTCTTCTGCCAAGCGACCGCCGTATAAAGTTGATATTTGACTTTCTAATTTTTGCCTACTAATACTAAATGTGTCTGATTCTGGTAAAAAAAAAGTAACACCTAGTGCTTGACCTCTAGGAATAATTGTAACTTTATGAGCGGGATCATGATCTGGAACTAATTTTCCAACAATAACATGACCAGCTTCATGATATGCAGTAGATTCTTTTTGAAAATCACTCATTACCATTGATTTGCGTTCAGATCCCATCATAATTTTATCTTTTGCTTTTTCAAATTCAGCCATAGAAACAACACGATTATTTAAACGAGCTGAAAATAGTGCCGCTTCATTCACTAAATTAGCTAAATCTGCCCCTGAAAAACCTGGCGTTCCACGAGCAATAATTATTGGATCAACATCTTTAGATAAAGGAACTTTACGCATATGAATCTTTAAAATTTGTTCTCTTCCACGTATATCTGGAAGTGCAACGATGACTTGACGATCAAATCGACCTGGACGCAATAAAGCTGGATCTAAAACATCAGGTCTATTAGTAGCAGCTATTAAAATTACACCTTCGTTTCCATCAAAACCATCCATTTCTACTAACATTTGATTAAGTGTTTGCTCTCTTTCATCATGCCCACCACCTAAGCCGGCTCCTCTTTGACGACCTACTGCATCAATTTCATCAATAAATATGATACATGGAGCATTTTTTCTAGAATGTTCAAACATATCTCTCACTCTAGATGCCCCTACTCCAACAAACATTTCAACAAAATCTGAACCAGATATAGTAAAAAAAGGAACTTTTGCTTCTCCTGCAACTGCTTTTGCAAGTAATGTTTTTCCAGTGCCAGGTGGTCCAACCATAAGAACACCTTTAGGTATTTTCCCTCCTAATTTTTGAAATCGACTAGGTTCTTTTAAATATTCAACTAATTCACTGACTTCTTCTTTAGCTTCATCGCATCCTGCAACATCATCAAAAGTAATTTTAATTTCATCTTCTGATAGCATTCTAGCCTTGCTTTTACCAAAAGACATGGCTCCTTTTCCGCCTCCCATTTGCATTTGACGCATAAAAAAAATCCAAACACCAATAAGCAATAACATGGGAAACCATGAAATAAATATGGAAAATAAAATACTTGGTTCTTCCGGAACCTCTCCAATAACTTTAACATTTTTTGTTATTAGATTGTCTAACAACTTAGGATCATTCATTGGAATATAAGTGGTATATTTATTACTATCTTTTTTAGTAACGCTAATAATCCTGCCATTAATATATACTTCACGAATCTGATCTTGGTTAACTTCTGATAAAAAAGTAGAATAATCAATCCTATGATTATTAGAATCACTAGCATTAAAGTTTTGAAAAACAGACATTAAAATTACTGTAATTACTAACCAAAATATCAGGTTTTTAACCATGTCACTCAAGGGAACAACCTCTCATTACATCTATTTAAAAAACATCATAGATTTAAAATTTTATTAATAAAATAATATTTTTATCTAGTAGCTAGAATAAATATTTCTCGCGATCTTGGCCGAGAACTTTTTGGTTTACAAATTTTAACTTTTGAAAATAACATTTTAATTTCTTCGAAAAATTCATTTAAACCTTCTCCTTGAAAAGATTTTACTAGGAAAACGCCATGTTTTGATAACAAATATTTAGATATTTTCAGAGCTATTTTACACATTTCTATGATACGAGGCATATCAATAGACCAGCAACCTGTAATATTAGGTGCCATATCAGACATAACTATATTAAAAGTATGGTTAGATATATTTTTTAATATAGAATTTAATGTATGTGTATTACAAAAATCTCCTTGAAAAAATTTTACTCCTCTTATTTTTTTCATAGGCAATATATCACATGCTATGACAGATCCTTTTTTTCCAACCTTATTAATTGCATATTGCGACCAGCCTCCTGGAGCTGAACCTAAATCAATAATATTCATTCCAAGTTGAAATAATTTGTTATCCTTATCTATTTCTTTTAATTTAAACCAAGATCTAGATCGAATTTTATTTTCCTTTGCTTTTTTAACGTATAAATCTTGAAAATGTTCTGATAACCAACGCTTAGAACTATTTGATTTATTATTAGTAATCATATTTTTAAATTCTTTCGTAACATTGATAATCAATTAAATTGTTTTAATTTAAATAAATGACGTTTAAATATAATCTATTTTTAAAATTTTATATTTAACACTACCAGAAGGCGTTAATATAGTCGCAATGTTATTAATTTTTTTACCAATTAAACCTCTTGACATTGGTGAATTAATTGAAATTAAATTTTTTTTAAAATCAGATTCATCATCGCCAACAATTTGATAAGTGAATATTTCATTATTTTTTATATTTAAAATAGTTACTGTAGATCCAAATACAACTCTGCCATCGTTAGGTATTTTCGTAATATCTATAATTTGACAATTAGATAATTTCAATTCTATTTCTTTAATTCGTCCTTCGCAAAAACTCTGCTCTTCACGAGCTGAATGATATTCAGCATTCTCTTTTAAATCACCATGTTCCCTAGCTTTTGCTATATCGATAATAATACGAGGACGTTTTTTATTTTTTAGTTGTTCAAGTTCTTGACGAAGTTTTTTAGCACCTTTAATAGTCATTGGGATTAAATTAACCATCTAACATACCTCATTTTTTTTCTTCAAGAATATAAAAATATTCATTTAAAAACACTAAAAAATTTTATTTTATTTTTTAAAATAAAATATATTTTAAAAAAGATTGAATTTTAATTAAATATTTTTAAAAAATTAAATTATTCATATATTTTAATAAAGAAAATTAGTAATATTAATTTATCGTTGATAAAATCTAATAAAGTAAAAATTAAAAATTTTAATATTACTTGTTGAATACTAGATAATATTTAAATTATTTCCTATTAAGTTATTATAGGTTAAAATTCATGATTTTTTTAAAATATACATCTTTTTAATAAAAAATATTATCTATCAAATAGATGTATCTATCTTAATGTAAAAAATAAAATTTATCAAAAATTTCAATTTCTCGAGGAAAAGCTATTTATTAATCTATCATGAAGTAATTCATACAAAAATTTTAAAATATATTTAGACATACAACATTTTTAAATTTTTATATTCCAACAAAATTAAATTAAAGTATATTTAAAATGAATAATGAAAAAATAATATCTATATTAAATAAAAAATTAAATTTAGAAAAAATATATGCTACAGGAGATAATAATCACATTAAAATAATTGCAGTAGGAGATATATTCAAAGGTATTAGTCAAGTAAAAAGACAACAAATAATTTACGCGCCTTTAATTAGCATGATTACAGAAAAAAAAATCCATGCTTTGTCTATTACAACATATACAACAGAAGAGTGGAAAAAAAAACAAAAAAATCTTAGTTAAATATTTTAAAATTAATAGAGATTTAATAATGAATGAACAAACTATATATAGAAGGTGATAAAAAATTAAACGGTCATGTTTTAATTTCTGGTGCTAAAAATGCTGCTCTACCTATCTTATTTATGACAATATTAGCAAAAGAAAAAATTGAAATAAATAACGTTCCACAAGTTACAGATATTAAAATAGCAATAAAACTACTTAAATATTTAGGAGCGAAAATAAAAAGCAAAAATAAAATTTTGTATATTGATACAAGTAGTATTAATGTTTATTACCCACCATATCATCTAACAAAAAAAATAAGAGCATCTATTTGGATGTTAAGTCCTCTTTTGATACGTTTCGGTAAAGCTAAGATATTTTTTCCAGGAGGATGCGATATAGGTTGTAGGCCTATCGATCTTCATTTAAAAGGATTGATAGCATTAGGGGTGAAAATTGTAAAAAAAGATAATTATATCATTGCATTTGCTCAAAA
This portion of the Buchnera aphidicola (Aphis gossypii) genome encodes:
- the secG gene encoding preprotein translocase subunit SecG, yielding MYLFFLVFLIFISIFLNFLILLQPGKNVSNIIHSNISTNIKFINSFRGNNFITNIIGLCAFLFLIISLILCNINDKKINSNLFENYDNTLKKSTLSLKKDKILNTEIPN
- the ftsH gene encoding ATP-dependent zinc metalloprotease FtsH, with product MVKNLIFWLVITVILMSVFQNFNASDSNNHRIDYSTFLSEVNQDQIREVYINGRIISVTKKDSNKYTTYIPMNDPKLLDNLITKNVKVIGEVPEEPSILFSIFISWFPMLLLIGVWIFFMRQMQMGGGKGAMSFGKSKARMLSEDEIKITFDDVAGCDEAKEEVSELVEYLKEPSRFQKLGGKIPKGVLMVGPPGTGKTLLAKAVAGEAKVPFFTISGSDFVEMFVGVGASRVRDMFEHSRKNAPCIIFIDEIDAVGRQRGAGLGGGHDEREQTLNQMLVEMDGFDGNEGVILIAATNRPDVLDPALLRPGRFDRQVIVALPDIRGREQILKIHMRKVPLSKDVDPIIIARGTPGFSGADLANLVNEAALFSARLNNRVVSMAEFEKAKDKIMMGSERKSMVMSDFQKESTAYHEAGHVIVGKLVPDHDPAHKVTIIPRGQALGVTFFLPESDTFSISRQKLESQISTLYGGRLAEEIIYGSKKVSTGAFNDIKVATNLARNMVTQWGFSDKLGPLLYAEEEGEVFLGRTVAKAKHMSDETARIIDEEVKLLIEVNYNRAKNILNENIDILHSMKDALIKYETIDSFQIDDLMARREVRQPKDWTENK
- the rlmE gene encoding 23S rRNA (uridine(2552)-2'-O)-methyltransferase RlmE — its product is MITNNKSNSSKRWLSEHFQDLYVKKAKENKIRSRSWFKLKEIDKDNKLFQLGMNIIDLGSAPGGWSQYAINKVGKKGSVIACDILPMKKIRGVKFFQGDFCNTHTLNSILKNISNHTFNIVMSDMAPNITGCWSIDMPRIIEMCKIALKISKYLLSKHGVFLVKSFQGEGLNEFFEEIKMLFSKVKICKPKSSRPRSREIFILATR
- the greA gene encoding transcription elongation factor GreA, encoding MVNLIPMTIKGAKKLRQELEQLKNKKRPRIIIDIAKAREHGDLKENAEYHSAREEQSFCEGRIKEIELKLSNCQIIDITKIPNDGRVVFGSTVTILNIKNNEIFTYQIVGDDESDFKKNLISINSPMSRGLIGKKINNIATILTPSGSVKYKILKIDYI
- a CDS encoding BolA family protein, encoding MNNEKIISILNKKLNLEKIYATGDNNHIKIIAVGDIFKGISQVKRQQIIYAPLISMITEKKIHALSITTYTTEEWKKKQKNLS